Genomic DNA from Candidatus Scalindua japonica:
GAACTCAAGACATTGTACTTTATGTTACCAAGAATTTCAAAGTAGAATATAGCCTTAGTGGAATGAAAGATTTGCTTCACAGATTGGACTACGCATACAAAAAGCCAAAGTTGGTACCAAGAAAACCAGATGCAAAAGCTCAGGAAGAATTTATTGAATCTTACAAAGAATTAAAGAACACCAAAAGAGCCAATGACCCTGTTTACTTTATGGATGGAAGTCTGAGGTGGCCGGGTTTGTCAAGACCATTTTATGCTATTTTTTAGATGCATTACACACTATCAGTACAACACAAAAAAGTGTAACGGAAGGAGCCCGTAGGGCGACTGGAGTTACACTTTTTTGCAAATCCACAAACCCCTCCCCATTGTCTCGTTTTCTTATCTAGAAATAATTTTTTATGGTATTATTTTTTTTTATATCCTCCATAATGTACTTCAATCGGAGTCTTGTATCCTAACGATTGATGATATCTACGGTTGTTATAAAACAAAAAATAACGGCTTAAACCCTCGCGGGCATCTTTATATACCTGGTAGTTTTTTATATACA
This window encodes:
- a CDS encoding helix-turn-helix domain-containing protein, producing the protein MDDNYKGYSGKLLKPEIEHLDSHLNENTYLRTQDIVLYVTKNFKVEYSLSGMKDLLHRLDYAYKKPKLVPRKPDAKAQEEFIESYKELKNTKRANDPVYFMDGSLRWPGLSRPFYAIF